The Parambassis ranga chromosome 4, fParRan2.1, whole genome shotgun sequence genome includes the window AGATGAAGTGTGCTATACTGGCTACAATATTGGTGATATAGTTTGTGTTATAAAGACTTTGCATACACAATTTACATTCTCTGTCTGACACAGGAAATACCCGATCTACTCAAACATAATCCAGCTAGTTAAAGATGATATATGTGGTCTGACAGGCAGGTGAAAGGGCCGCCCTCCTCTGCTGTTATTCCTCTTTAAGTGGTCTACAAAGACAGAATGGTTTAGGATTAAGCATCAACACTATCACACAGATTACTTAGAGTGGGTCAGAGTGAAAATCTTTACCTAACTCTGTGCCTTCATGTCCAATCTGTCCATCTCCTTTTGGACCCATTCAATTGTTGGATTGGCGCAGACAGTCCGTTGTTTACCAtgcttcttcttcatcagaAACCTAAACACATGAGCAACATTACTAAATGTTTTACGAGCTTTCAAAGGTGTGGATCAGACACAATgatgttgtttctttttccatgCATCTTTGCCAGAATTGGAGAGTTTGGTAGAGTGTTTTAACAATGCAGAAAAACAAGGTACCTCACTAAGTTATTCAAACATTTGTTACTCACACAACAGCTTTGATGTTGCACGCTCCATCTGTTTCCTGCATCCTGTAACCCacaatgtttttctttgctttgtctGAAAATGTTCTAACGTAGCCGAGGCAGCAGTTCTCATACgagcctgcagagagacagacagaaaggtgTGAAGAGTTAGAAGGAGAGATAAACCACATCACTGGAACACATCACTGCTGGAGAGATTTAAGGCAAGAGTCTTGTTTTGTGCGGCTAAAAAATTATCTACACTCACTTCTGTTTCTGCATTTTAGGACACGTAACTTGATATATATAAGAAAAACATGATgttaacaaaaaagaaaaaataccttcttggcatttttttttagtaaagcTGTAAAGCTCCAGAGCTAAGCCAGCATTGTTCTGTGCGGCATTCTGGGAATTCTGGGAAAAATCAAAACGCATATGATTTCACTCAatctttcattttctctgtctttgagtgacacacacattcctaATGAGGtacatgtgtgaaaacacatttattttcagatgTGCACAGTAACCCATTTAATACCTTTTTTAAAACTATTTGTTTTGACCCCTtatattgagaaaaaaaaacagaattctgTTTTAATACATCAAACCACAGGCACATGCTGCTGATATCCACTTCCACAGGTGACTGTGTGTCTTACTGGGCTTCACTAcgtcctcaccaccaccaccgtcaTCTTTGAGTCTATTTTTTGTAAAATAGTTCGTCAAACAATGTTGTCTTATGATACAATTACTAAAGGTGCATCTCCTGCTGGACTGAGCTTGTTTAATTTGGGATTATATTTCAATAATGTACTGTCAGCTGCGTTATTGGTGttctaaaacacaaacacattggcTTAGTTTTGCTCAAAGATAAATGTTCACAAGTATGAGCCACTTCAAGTTAATTAGATTAGTGTGTTCTTTGTAAGTCTGTCACCACATCATCACTTGACTGTGCTTTATAAAGGCAGCCTGTCACAGATTGCACTTGGCTCCACATGTTGTGGTGAATGGCTTTCAGCAGAATAATAAAGCGGGAGTTTTCTCACAAAACATAAggcagctgcagacacagctcatctaaattaatttaaaaggaGGATGTGAATATTCTCAAAATACACAGCACTGGTCTAATGTAACACGCAGACAAACAGGCTGTAAATTAAAATGCTGCGGCTCTGATCTGAGAAGGATCCAGTGTGTCCCACTCACCTTGTGCCAGACTCAGGTACATGCAGGTGAAAATCAGAAGGAAAGCGATGGCGTGAAActtcatggctgctgctgttcctcttgCTGTGTTGCTCGcttcacagagacaaacagagtgAATGAACACGGAGCAAATAAAACTGATTTAGAAGCAGATTCTACCTCCCCCTTTTGGTTTGTAAATGTTtgacattatgtttttatttcagctcTTGTGAAAGAGAAAGGTCAAGTCTTTGACCCTGATTAGAAATGTCTGAATTAGTCTGGTTTCAGTCCGGTTTccagctgtgtgcagctgtttctTCTCAAGCAGTGTTGAGCCGTTTTACAAAAAACATGCAAGTTTATGATAAATGACGACTGGactccttttttttgtccttgtaGTCAATACTTAGAGGATGTTTGCAAAACCAGGGTCACAAAAACGTGAAAAATAACAGGAGGGGGGTGTTTTATAagcatgcaaacaaacaaaactaaaacaTACCTGTTCACATTCAGTGTTTCAGATGTTGGAAGGGGGATAAAGCCAGTCTTCAATGAAGCTCCTCGTGGTGGCTCTGTGCTCTTATTCGCCTGTGAAATATCCCTCCCATCACTCTCTCCTTCACCACACCTCCTCATTTAACTTTTAAGTTGTTCCTGGAGCTCAGCAGAGGTGCAATTTGATCCCTGACTCCCACAGGgctttttttcttcacacaaaGTGACTGATGATGATTGACAACATGCAACAGCCCCCccatcaacacacactcacacacaggcgtCAGTGTATGACACTGATGCAACAAATGTGTTGAGTTCACCTCGTTCTGCCAAAATATCAAACAGGCACTGTATGTTAAACTTGGCTCATATCCCATGTACAGCAGTGCTTCTGGAGGCACGTCCTTTTTTAGTGGTGCCACAGCGGTTGTAAACACGGCGCTATATGGGAACACCAGACCTCCTCAGGAAGGAATGTGCAGTCATATTCTTATCCTGCCATCCTGGTCCTGCTCATCCTGCCACATGAAAAACTGTGGAAAAACGCTGGACCTGAGAGCGATGTCTTCACAAAAAGAGTGAAATAATGTCATGGTACTAAAGCCATCCAGATGTGAGACCCCTTCCAAACTTCTGTATCGTGTGTCTTGTGTTGGTTTTCCTTATCAGCGCCCCTTGCAGCTGCAATCATTTACAGCTCATGCCTGCCCTGTTTCCAACTGTATTGTATCATGATACTTTACAGTCCATTTAGGGCTTTTTCCAGACACTTTGCACTGTTAtccatgtgtttgtacatgtggaaaattgtaattttttgtacagaagagaagagaagagaagagaagagaagagaagagaagagaagagaagagaagagaagagaagagaagagaagagaagagaagagaagagaagagaagagaagagaagagaagagaagagaagagaagagaagagaagagaagagaagagaaggaggttTTTGTGGTTGTACGATCCATGAGAACTCATAGCAGAAGACAAACAATATTTAAGAAAAAACAGATGACTGATGACTCTTCTCTTTTCCCAGATATGTTGTGAACCCCCTCAGTGAGTTTGTGTTGTCATGTTTTGCTGCTCTTAAAAATAACTGCTTTGTACTCAACATGTATCATGTCTGACCGGTGATAAAAGGTGAAAATGAGCACTTGAACCTCCTTACCACTACAGGGTCGGAGTCCAGTGGGaaatattttgttacatttttattggACTCAGAGTCTAAACACCCCCCAGTGGATAAAACATCCACATTCCTGGGGATCGGATTGTACACAGTTTACAACAGCACAAGTGTTTGTAGTGTATTATGATATGTTGATGTGTTCTGAGGAATGGGCCACAGCTTTATAGTTTACATCAGGTTGATGGCCGTCTCCGATCACGTAAAAGCACCTCTGTTCAAGCGACCAGATGTTGCCTGGACCAGACACACCGTTATAAATCGAGTGTGTAAATATCAGACATATCACAGCATGGTCTAGGTATAAAATACTGAGACTTGTCTTGCAAGTGTGATTGTGCAACAGCTCCTTCCACCACCCTGTGTTGCTGTAAAAGCTTTCACTTTCCAACAGACCTAAAAACAACTCCAGGGACTTCCTGGCATTAGAGAAGGACATGACTGAGGTCAAGAGCTGATGTCTCATGAAAATCTTCAGTCAGTGTCAGATGAAGCTGAGGTCAAAGGTCTGACCAGGCGAATTCTTTCACCAAAAACGGGAAATATTTACTGCTCTGGCTCCATTTTGTCCTCAGGGGGGGTTTGTCACTGGGAAACAAAAAAGGGTCTTTCTCACaccacacactcatacatgtATGTGTAATAAATGGAGGTTGTTTCCAAATTTTCTTTATCTTAAGTATGAAGTTTGAAAGTGAATAAAATGTGTCCAAATCAGGCCGGAACCGGTTCAACACTGATTCTTAAAAGATTAAGATGATCAATTTCGGACTGATAAAGCTgcgtggaggagcagcaaaatgtcttcaagaaaccCAGGTGCCTGAACACAACATACCAATAATTTCTTTCATCTGTAGTTTAAAACTGTTTAAAGGCCTTAAAACAACTACAACACCTCcagaacagcaacacaaacaaatgattcGATTTGAAGTGCATAAGAACAGCCTTTCCCTTTGTCAaattatgatatgatatgatatcaTTATAGTATTATGGGGTTATTAGATCCATAAATTCATGTTAGCTGGGTATTCTGAGGATAATTATTACAATTATTGAAGCTAGTGGgtaattttatttaatgtatctCTGTACATTAAAattgaaaagtgttttttttgttgccaagaaaagagattttttttgtctcatcttGTTCACTGATCACCTCAACTGAATGCTTAGAAATTCTGTGAGattaacattttgatagttgaatggctgaaatcggtcaatgtatgctgaagatacgctgcgcaaAAAAAACGGAAGaatacaaaagaagaagaaagagggtgaagaacaatagtttgattgtctagcaacggcaatcaaactgataaaaaacatttttttttcagtcaagaCATCATCATAACAATCATTCACGGTGTTACATGCAATAATATTGTAACACAATATTAAGTGATCCCAAATACTCTAACTTTACATTGAAAAGTACTGAAATACTGGTGCATTGTCAAAGTGAATAACACCACACCGCCATCTTCTGGCTAAACTGCAAACTGCACATGATCAGACTCCGTTCCAGTGATCCGGTTCCAGGATGCAGGTTGTTATCGCTCCGTGTTATCGCTCCGTGTTATCCTGACCAGCTTTTACCGAGCAGACACCGACCACTCCGTGTGGGCGTGACCGACCGGCTTACCTCAATAACAGCCACTAAGCAACAACCGACCCAGCAAGTCAATCAACAGTGAGTGCAAGTCATCCTGACTACATCATTTTAACAGCACGGGGGCTGGTCCTGTAGCCTGCTAGCACACCGGCAGTCCctacaacctgacagacactgAGGCAgctctgctggtgctgctggctGACGCAGCGAACACTGTTAAGCAACTTGTTAGCCTAGCTGCTGGAAACCACATGGACCCTCAAAACACCAACAGGAGCACGGAGGCGAAGCTGCTGCTCAACCACGCCAAGACCCTCCGCCTGCACACCGGGAATTTGGTGAACAGAAGCCGCCTGAAGAAGAAGTGTCCGTGCTCTCCCAGCGAGGAGGTGAGGAGACGGGAAACTGTCTAAGTGAAGGAGCTGGTGGCTTTTGTAACGTAGCACCATGTTAGCTTAGCCCTCACGTTATGCTGCCTGGCTAAATATTTAACAAGCTATGACACCAGTGTGAGCTAACTGATTATAAGGCCTGTGAAAGAGAACAATCAACACAAATGAGAGGGCAAAGCTTTGAATCCTATAATGTTCCTGTTTGTATTCAAAGAGCGAGTCTAGGCAATAACCAGTGTCGTCCATTCAGCAGTTTAATggtagatagatactttatgaAAGTGATGAACTTCCCCTGCCAGAGGTGAATAGTTTACAGACAGTACACGGCGCTGAATGACTGATTTGTGGTCTGTTGAGACGCATGTAGCGTGTGTGGTCTGCACCACCTGCAGCGAGCTTCTCTAGTGACCCAAAAAGTGGCCTAAAATGTGATGTAATCTATCAACATGGCAGCCATGTGTTTAGTTATGCTGCAATTGATTAAGCTAACAATACATCTtccatgtttttgtgtgctCAACCCTCTAAAACCCAAAGATACTCGGTTCACAGTGATAttaaagagagaaaatcagGAAATCCTCCTATTTAACAAACTAGTTTTggctgttttatgttttgtttttgtttataaaatGACTCCCAGCTGGACAGCTCAGAGAGGAAACCTCTGATCAAAGGCCAAGTCGCTTTAGGACATCTGCAACATGCACATGATCTTTGCCAAGTTTATTAGTTTTTGTGATGAAGGGTAGaaattgactttattttttttttaatcttaaaaaataacaatcattttgtttgttgtttgtgtacatGAATAGCTGACAGGAAGTAGTTGACAAACCTTCCTCCTGTAGTGCTTACTCGcacattttctgtttcacaagtcttcctgtgtttgtctcATGCGTgttttctgcatgtgtttgtcaaTATTATGTCCAACTTTACAATCAGACTTATCTGATATGACATCAGTACATCAGCAGAGCTCAAAGTTGTAAACAGAatgctccacctccacctgatTCAACCACCTAGGTTTTATTCCACTAATCACTTTTTGTCTGTTCTGTGTCTCATATCTACATGATTTGGTTGGTGAGAGAtgtaaaacaaaccaaaccatacacacacttctttaACAAATGATGCCGCTCTCCTCTGACTTTGTCTGCTTGTTATTTCAGCTTCGAGACTGCATTCAAGCCACACTGAGTGATTGGTTTTCCACCACAAATCTGTCTTCCAAGGTAAGGGgggactttttttaaataaaagaacgGTTATCGCGTGATAATTGTGCCGTCGGTCAGCTGGACCCCAGTGCCTGGGAATGTAAAATAACTGTAGTGTTAAACATCAAAGGGAGCTGTGCTGAAAAGAAGCTGTCATGATGAATGTTCATGCAGTGCTGCCTGCCAAAGGCGCCATTCCAAACGTGCATCTGTCTGTTAGTTTGGGGTTTGGCTAggcaggtgggggggggggggtggatggGGTTCAAAATAATATGTCAAgcaggtttttttgtttcttcacaTTAAGTGTATTATGAGTGGTACTCACTGGATACCATATTTTTGTCAAACTGATGTGTTTGATTTCTATAACACATGCATACGGATTAAAATAGGCCGCAGAACAAACAGCCCTGAACCCACCCACCATTCTGCTGATCACACTTGTGCTCTGGCTGTTTTGCTAGGCTCAGCTAATCTGCCTCACCATGCTCACCACACTCAAATGGGggaggtttgaaaaaaaaagaaagtgacatGCTTAAAATGCTTGAAATGCTCATGAGGTGCATCTGCTGCATGGAAATGTTAAGAATGTGTAGGTTGTAAAGGCCTCTGACTTCACTGCAAAATTATAATGAATAGGGTGGAGTGTCGCAGCTTGTATATAAGTTACACTGTCTTTTCACGTATGTAACACACCTGCATCTGAATGACATAcgacatgagctgaacatgaagttGAAATCGGCAATGTTACATTTGTCACATGCAAATAATTACAGTCTCTGATGGGAGTGCTGCTCTTGTCATGCAGGATCTTCCTCACACACTGGACTGCTCCATTCATGAGGCCACAGATGCTATCACaccagaggagagggaggaagtgaaGGTTTCAGGTGAGTTTATTTCATCTGTAAATTACCACAAAAGCAGACGTTGTGATCAATGTTATTCTTATGAagtcaacagttttttttttatgtgtgacCTATTATCTCCCTCGCTTTCACTTTTGAACTCACTCAGCGGGGTTGATCAGGTCCCAAAAAGACTGCAGACtttatttaaaatcattttttcatTACATTACCTATTAGATAgatacatagatagatagatgctGTAGAtggatactttattgatccatgAAGGGATCTGGCTTTAAACCAACTAGACTCTTGCCCATTAACTACAGTACTGGAGGGAAAACATGTGTAATTGCTTGTTTTCACAGCCAAGCTGTTCCTGTGTGAGTCGGGCCAGTCCTCCATTAAAGATGCAGTGGAGATGGGTGAGCTTTAATtctgtttgttgtgtctttAAAAATAAACGTTTACAGTCCCAACATTCTTTTGTAATACGACCttgttctcctctcctcctcagcctgtcAGACGCTGGCTGTGTCCCAGCTTGACTCTGTTATCATAGCGCCACCTGGGCCTCTGGAGGGTGACAGCCAAAGTTTGGCTCATCTTCAGCCAGCAtgggaggagctggaggctcTGGTTAGGAGCCAGCGGATTGCCGCCATTGGCACCTCTGACTTGGACAAAGACATGCTGGAGCAGCTCTTTAACTGGGCTCAGGTCAGCAGGATTTTTAtttgtgtacagtatgtgggcGTTAATATGTAGATTTAGATGCAATATGAGTTTTGAGCAGTGCGCCATCGATAGACCTGACTGTGAACTCTCTCTTTAGGTGAAGCCCAGCAGTAACCAGGTCAACTTGGCCTCCTGCTGTGTGATGCCTCCTGACCTGACAGCCTTCGCTAAAGAGTTTGATAtccagctgctcacacacaatGATCCTAAAGGTGAAAGTCAGTTTCTTGTATTCATGTCAGATGGGTTTATTGTGCCCTGAATGGCCAACACGGAACTTTTGTTCTGTGTAGAAAAAGACTGATTGCTCTTTTTTATACTAGgagcacttaaaaaaaatagctCCTGATAAATTCACTGTGTGCTTCATTTATTCAAATCTACAGTGctcattttttttacccagtagacacatttttttattgtaatacTTTAAGAATGTTTGGTCTGCATTTCACAGATGTATGTGAATGTTTCTTGATTTTCAAACTTGGCTTCATTTCACtaattttttccccccttaGAACTGATGTCAGCATCCACATTCCAGGAGGCGGTCCAGGAGGGAGTCCAGGACCTGAACATCACTGACTGGAGACTGGAATGGGTCCTACGGTACTCTGTAATTGTAAAGAGCAGGGGAATCATCAAGTCAAAGGGCTACCTTGTCAGTGCGAGGAAGGCGAGCCCCTagcacatacatttaaaaaaaaaaaaaaaaaaaaaaaaaaaaggaaagaaagaaagcgaCACAGGGATGAAGCCATTTTCCTCCATtttcactcacatacacacgtCTCTGAATAATGGATGCTGCCGATCACCACACGTCTTCAGAGTTCACTGTGAGGTTCACAGATGGTCGGCCTCACGCTGACCAGTGCATTTGACAGATCAGCCATTTATCAACACAGTAGAGGCTGCCTGCTGTAATGATGGAAGATGGTGGCTGCTAAACGTTGGTCCAAGGTGAAGGTTCCTTACCCATGTTCTCATATCAAGTGCCTCTCACCTAAATCTCCTTCTGCTCTCATACCTGCgttgtctctgctgtgtctgtgtaaatCAAGCTTTAAACTCATCAGTCTGATGGAAATGTTTGACTAcagcaagaggaaaaaaaaatcgaaATGCTTTGTTTTAGTAGAGAATAATTCCACAATTGAAAGAACAGACAGATCTAATATGAAATAATTTAGATCTAACACCATTTACATTCCTTGATTGACAAAAATGATGCACTTATCCAACCCAAATATATTTCTTATCTTTATTACAAACGTATTTTAACAGGCTAaatgagagctgtgtgtgtacaaatacctattttatcatgtttttctttttctaaccATTTGCTGTTTTTGCATTGAAATCTTCATCCCCCTACATGCACATGAGATTAATGGAGGGATAGTACAGCAATATTTTAAGATTGACATAACTCACTAGCTGATGTCCTTTGTGTTATTACAACCCTGAAAAGAAAAGACTGTCAGCTGTGACAAAGGAGGTTTTATTTATGAATCAaggcttttttttccagtgaatACTCAAGTTCTCTGTTGTACTGTAATCATATTTAATACTGTCATATATCTGTACGTCACCAATTGGCTTTATTAAAATGATGAAACgtttatttttgtcatgtttttgtatgtAATAATGGAATTAAGAGATTTTGGTGTTTCAGTGGGATGAGATAGATCACTGAAAGCAGGTAGATGGGTGTGTCTTACTGAGGTGTCATGGGTGTCAAAGGGAGGCTGTTACAATCCACATAGCTGTGGAGTAAAGTTCAGTATCCCTCAGGCCTCATGCTGCTGGCTGTCTGACTGCTCTTGTTGCCATCATTTGTGGTATTTGTAGTTTCTTGTGTGATGATACTAAGTAATAACAATCTTATTTTCGCACAGTCTCTTTATTAACATTTAGTCTGTATGATCATTGATACACAGAGCAATCATACTATAATCTGCAATCCTCCGTTCGGCCTGCGCCGTATTTCCGTTCATCGACTAGTCGAGTCTGGCCGTGAAGCCGGAAGTGATAGAACAAGATGGTGGCCACCAGGAGAGGAGTACGCGTGAGCTACACAGCTAAAACAAACCCGGAGCAGGCCGCTGATGTCCAGGTGCGTGTGGAAGAGAGATGATATTTAAACCCGTGAATGTTTAGTGGTCATTTTGAGATTTAATCCAAAGCCTGGCGCGTGTCATTTAGCTGATGTGTGCGTCTGATCAAACTTCACGTGGACGGATAGCCGCACGCGTCATACAGTTTGTAAACGTGTCGACGTAGTGataaacatccaaacattttgAATAGATCGGCAAGATCATATGTGTGTCGGTCTACTGTTGGCTCTGTCGCAAAAATCTCACTTTAAGTCACATTTGTATTTGAACTCATCTTTTAGTCGCTGTATGAAACGTACAAACCTTATAAACTCACGTTACAGAGACACATGGGATGGTCCTTTATTGTCACCATTGTTTATTTTAAGTCGTCACCAGTTTACTGAAAACATTTACCCAAAAATGCATTCCTGTGAGTAAACAGCGTGCACATGTTTACTTTATAAATTAAACAGTGTTATCGTCAAAACCGAATGTGTgatgaaacaataaaataaagaacagTCTCTTCTTGCTGAGGTCACATCCTTAGCAAGCCAGTAGCAGATAATAGTTCCTTACGGGATGCTGATCAGCATCTTTGTGGTTCAGAATCTCTTGTGAACATAATTCCAGCTGCTACAAGAAAAGAAGAATACAGTAAAACACAAGCGTCATCTTTTTAGTTCTATCCTGCTGCAACCCTGTGattatctgtgtttttcttctttttttacacagGCAACTCCTTCCACCAGTCAGAGAAGCAGGAGACATGCTAAACATGAAGACAGCCCCACCCACCATGTCCTGGTGGAGTCCTGCAGCCACCTTGAGAAAAGTGCAGGACCCCTTGAGGTCTCCCCCAGCTCCACAAAGAAAAGATGCACCAGAGCTTCCAGACTCCACAGTCCTGAGCAGCCGTGCACACCTGTGGGCTCCATTCGTGAAGGAGACGCATCAGACGCggagtcctgctgctctgcagtgtcTGACCTTGAACTAGTGCTGACAcgcaacaggaggaggagacagccACGCACAGTAAATTGTGAAGATGAGGAAATATCTGAGGTAGAATCGTGCTCTTCTGCAGTGTCAGCCTCAAAACGTGGCCAGAGCAATCGCCGGAGCACAAGGAGAAAGGCAGTTCTTGATGCAGTTCAGGGTGAGACAGAAGATGTTAGACAAGACGAGGTGCTTGAGACCTCCAGCTCCATGGTGTCCCAGCGAGTGACCAGAAGCCAGAGGAAATCTGCTCGCACCAGATCATCTGCCAAACAACTGACCGAGGACTCTGAGCTCTCTGATGCTGACAGCTGCATTTCCAGCGTTTCTGGAACTAATGCTCCTACATCCACCAGCCGCAGAGCTACAAGGTCCAGAAAACGCCTTAGCCCCGTCCCTATGGACAAGATGTCTGAAGGCTCTGAGTCTCCTATCCTGACAGGCCGGCGGACAAGGGCCGCAAGAGGGAAAGCACCAGCAGCTGCTGCGTACGTCAGTGAGCCCCCATCTTGTGACTCTGAAGGGTTTGAATCTGGGCCCAGTTACAGTGTGGCCACTCGGAAAATGGGAAAGTCTGCAGTAGATTCAGGCTCTGAAGTAGGAGAAGTGCATTCCCCTGTGGGTAGTCCCTGCTCCACACGAAGCAGAGGGACTCCCTGCAGCAGCCGCACAGGCTCAGGGAGCAGCAGTCGCAGAGCTATGGCCACCAGGAGCTCCTTCAAGGACTTTAGTGGTGTTAAAGAACCAGCTTTGGAGGACAGTTCATTGAACAACTCTATGTTAGAAAGCACAGTGATCGCCGAGGACGCAGACTGCACCCTGTTGGAAGAAGATAAGAGCCAAACCGTTTCAGAGCAAGATTTAAATCTCACATCCagtcaaacagacagacaagaaGATGAAAAGGAGGTCATTAAAATCCCAGAAGATTTAGTATCAGGAGCAGCCGTTACTGAGTCTGCAGTGATCACCAAAGACCAGCAGGAGGAGCCATCTGCTGAAAACAACGCTGAGGACTCCTCACAAATGGAAATGATGCAGGAAACTGTTCCACCACCAGAGCCTGTGACGATATCTGAGAGGGCACCTGAAGCCAcagcagaggatggagagaaaCCTGATGTAGCTGATGTGGACATCCAAGCAGAGAAGCCTGTGGATGAGATTGCTGCTGTAGAAACAGGGCCTTGTGTTGAAGAGAAAATGGAAGTCGGCATGTTAGATGCAGACAGTCCACAGGTGGTTGACTCCAGTGAGGTCCAAGGTGAGTCCATTCAGGTGACATCAAGGCCAGATCACATGATCAGAGTAGAGTCTGACTCTGAGCAGCAACCTAAGGACATTATCATTCAGAACACAAAAGCGATCAGCCTGCTGGACAGCACCGACGATGAAGATGAATACAATGAATTGGAGGAGAAGGAAGGTTCtgaggaagagggggaagaggaggactTGGGGTACAGGGAGACGAGAGGAGAACCTTCCACCAAGTCAGAGGCAGCATCTGAATCAGTTGAAGGACTGTTCATGATCGACACACGGCCCGGACAGGATGCTGATGACCTTTActacaaagacagaggggaggaagaggcagcTACGACAAAAGACACTGAgcaagaggaggatgaggagttTGTCGATGAGGaggtggatgatgatgatgaagacgatGACGCACGCGCCCTGTTTTCAAGTAGAGATCCTCATTTGTAAGTATTGTAGATGgcgataaatattttttctgcaaCATATTAACATACAGCTTAAACGGCCTGCACAGAGAAGGAAACTGCACTCACAGCACCTCTATTAATGCATTTTAACATAGTGAGTACCTGAAGTACCTGCTGGTTGCCTGGAAACCTCATAGCAACTTGTTGCATAGACATGAAACAACCTAGATCTGATGTTAGCTGGAGACCTGTAGAGGTGCTTATATGCAGATGTTTTGTTGAGTTTGGAGATATTTTGTGTGGTTGCTGGTCCCATT containing:
- the gclm gene encoding glutamate--cysteine ligase regulatory subunit, with the protein product MDPQNTNRSTEAKLLLNHAKTLRLHTGNLVNRSRLKKKCPCSPSEELRDCIQATLSDWFSTTNLSSKDLPHTLDCSIHEATDAITPEEREEVKVSAKLFLCESGQSSIKDAVEMACQTLAVSQLDSVIIAPPGPLEGDSQSLAHLQPAWEELEALVRSQRIAAIGTSDLDKDMLEQLFNWAQVKPSSNQVNLASCCVMPPDLTAFAKEFDIQLLTHNDPKELMSASTFQEAVQEGVQDLNITDWRLEWVLRYSVIVKSRGIIKSKGYLVSARKASP
- the dnttip2 gene encoding deoxynucleotidyltransferase terminal-interacting protein 2, with amino-acid sequence MVATRRGVRVSYTAKTNPEQAADVQATPSTSQRSRRHAKHEDSPTHHVLVESCSHLEKSAGPLEVSPSSTKKRCTRASRLHSPEQPCTPVGSIREGDASDAESCCSAVSDLELVLTRNRRRRQPRTVNCEDEEISEVESCSSAVSASKRGQSNRRSTRRKAVLDAVQGETEDVRQDEVLETSSSMVSQRVTRSQRKSARTRSSAKQLTEDSELSDADSCISSVSGTNAPTSTSRRATRSRKRLSPVPMDKMSEGSESPILTGRRTRAARGKAPAAAAYVSEPPSCDSEGFESGPSYSVATRKMGKSAVDSGSEVGEVHSPVGSPCSTRSRGTPCSSRTGSGSSSRRAMATRSSFKDFSGVKEPALEDSSLNNSMLESTVIAEDADCTLLEEDKSQTVSEQDLNLTSSQTDRQEDEKEVIKIPEDLVSGAAVTESAVITKDQQEEPSAENNAEDSSQMEMMQETVPPPEPVTISERAPEATAEDGEKPDVADVDIQAEKPVDEIAAVETGPCVEEKMEVGMLDADSPQVVDSSEVQGESIQVTSRPDHMIRVESDSEQQPKDIIIQNTKAISLLDSTDDEDEYNELEEKEGSEEEGEEEDLGYRETRGEPSTKSEAASESVEGLFMIDTRPGQDADDLYYKDRGEEEAATTKDTEQEEDEEFVDEEVDDDDEDDDARALFSSRDPHLKELSSRIDPGIRMKELGGLYISFDGSKSKPVSSSLQKLKEKKIQDEVMKKSVIGPDFEKKDSVPPYSESKQALKLKHRSEREKTTGDGWFNMKAPEMTQELKGDLQVLKMRSSLDPKRFYKKNDRDGFPKYFQVGTVVDTAADFYHSRVPKKERKRTMVEELLADAEFRHDNKKRYQTIMTDKAAQRAGKRNKKKNKFHKK
- the ccl25b gene encoding C-C motif chemokine 25b, which gives rise to MKFHAIAFLLIFTCMYLSLAQGSYENCCLGYVRTFSDKAKKNIVGYRMQETDGACNIKAVVFLMKKKHGKQRTVCANPTIEWVQKEMDRLDMKAQS